A region from the Aquimarina sp. ERC-38 genome encodes:
- a CDS encoding T9SS type A sorting domain-containing protein, which translates to MKKSTNLVWTLVFMLTLSTFYSGFAQIQNSRTKAEEFRNYVRLYKQEKQNRLQKKSSESKESYQMPLGVNPFTSYLSNKGNARQWSKYYYDLAQAKKRTKLGKKRSMATFTEKEEPGKNLNDTISSAEPIPNFGSSQNNTNEFQINGILDREVGPDFNFEFFDSEEDNGSIPLATPIELSEPLTDFVTQARIGDGPQGAASGGNGDFDFYKVSLKETELVELSALSLDTTAIRLIILVFNEQGEELDFSFPAAITFIDFIAPATGNYYFAVYDFETLIGSESETEPLQPFDSASGGGVVSEGDYQFQLTYYGETPDTDFYSFSLKKGDVFGIAIDGITPTNTSLFLDDNDLGIGTRFFQNFLTQESPLPDDGFTSFSYVIPEDGDYKLSIGGSVGSYTAEIIASRPGFETNKKGQKQIIYLDYTGAKTTQKELLDIPDSIAVGNEEVNRIRLLSPFEDFLTNWGVENTTLNRVRLIYEIDKVVKENLKKELKEQWINPDLDVLILSDLGSNFLGDNIPKILNRANISFSKVIVGGTIEESGIETLGIASAIDIGNFSFEDQALVLLDELSNVNPDNPNSINNILRTDDVPIEELVTVVLGNVIAHEIGHYLGNFHTSNENDVFSIMDEGGNINGLAGITDGAFGDSNTVNVDFAKDVYSNFEGFFPEGSNQTDVNTAFALGFVPFGRKSSYDKTIPELLALENQVLNELQEVVSEEILSYPNPQSVSGTASLQLGTEVYGATKVMVLDMHGRTIQTVFDGVINQGENKVITTDAQNLNLSRGMYTYAIKSNNKTFSHKFVVN; encoded by the coding sequence ATGAAAAAAAGTACCAATTTAGTTTGGACACTCGTGTTCATGCTAACCTTAAGTACATTCTATTCCGGATTTGCACAAATTCAAAATTCTAGAACAAAAGCTGAAGAATTCCGAAACTATGTTAGGCTGTATAAACAAGAAAAACAGAATCGTCTTCAAAAAAAGAGTTCAGAAAGTAAAGAGTCCTATCAAATGCCTCTTGGGGTTAATCCTTTTACCAGTTATCTTTCAAACAAAGGAAATGCCCGGCAATGGAGCAAGTATTACTATGATCTTGCACAAGCGAAGAAAAGAACTAAGCTAGGTAAAAAAAGAAGTATGGCTACTTTTACCGAAAAAGAGGAACCAGGTAAAAACCTAAATGACACTATTTCTAGTGCAGAACCTATTCCTAATTTCGGAAGTAGTCAAAATAATACTAATGAGTTTCAAATCAACGGAATTTTGGACAGGGAAGTAGGTCCTGATTTTAACTTTGAATTTTTTGATAGCGAAGAAGATAATGGTTCCATTCCTTTAGCTACGCCTATTGAGCTTTCAGAGCCTCTTACTGATTTTGTAACGCAAGCTAGAATTGGAGATGGTCCACAAGGAGCTGCTAGTGGGGGTAATGGAGATTTTGATTTTTATAAAGTTTCATTAAAGGAAACAGAATTAGTAGAACTTTCTGCTTTGTCATTAGATACTACGGCTATACGTCTTATTATCCTTGTATTTAATGAGCAAGGAGAAGAGTTGGATTTTTCTTTTCCGGCAGCTATAACTTTTATAGATTTCATAGCTCCGGCTACAGGTAATTATTATTTTGCTGTATATGACTTTGAAACTCTGATTGGATCAGAATCAGAAACAGAACCTCTTCAACCCTTTGATTCAGCTTCAGGTGGCGGAGTTGTATCAGAAGGGGATTACCAATTTCAACTGACTTATTACGGTGAAACTCCAGATACGGATTTTTATTCCTTTTCACTTAAAAAAGGAGATGTGTTTGGGATTGCTATCGATGGGATTACGCCTACAAATACCAGTTTATTTTTAGATGATAATGATTTAGGGATCGGTACTCGATTCTTTCAAAATTTTTTAACTCAGGAATCACCCTTACCTGATGATGGATTTACTTCTTTTTCCTACGTAATTCCTGAAGACGGTGATTATAAGCTATCTATCGGTGGATCGGTTGGTTCTTATACAGCAGAAATTATTGCTAGCAGACCAGGATTTGAAACTAATAAGAAAGGACAAAAACAGATTATATACCTAGATTATACCGGAGCTAAAACTACCCAAAAAGAACTTCTTGATATTCCTGATAGTATTGCAGTAGGTAATGAGGAGGTAAATAGAATACGGCTTTTATCTCCATTTGAAGATTTTCTTACTAACTGGGGAGTTGAAAATACAACCTTAAACCGGGTACGGTTAATTTATGAAATTGATAAAGTAGTTAAAGAAAATTTGAAAAAGGAACTAAAGGAACAATGGATCAATCCGGATCTTGATGTGTTAATACTTAGTGATCTTGGGAGTAATTTTCTAGGAGATAACATTCCAAAAATCTTAAATAGGGCTAATATTTCTTTTAGTAAAGTCATTGTGGGAGGTACCATCGAAGAATCCGGTATAGAAACTCTTGGTATTGCCAGTGCAATTGATATTGGGAACTTTAGTTTTGAGGATCAGGCTTTAGTATTGTTAGATGAATTAAGTAATGTAAATCCCGATAATCCAAATTCTATTAACAATATACTTCGTACAGATGATGTACCTATCGAAGAATTAGTTACGGTTGTTTTAGGAAATGTAATTGCTCACGAGATTGGCCATTATCTAGGAAATTTTCATACTTCTAACGAGAACGATGTATTTTCCATTATGGATGAAGGTGGTAATATAAATGGTCTTGCCGGAATTACAGATGGAGCTTTTGGCGATTCTAATACGGTAAACGTAGATTTTGCTAAAGATGTTTATAGTAATTTTGAAGGTTTTTTTCCGGAAGGATCTAATCAAACAGATGTAAATACCGCTTTTGCATTAGGTTTTGTTCCCTTTGGAAGAAAAAGTTCGTATGATAAGACCATTCCGGAATTACTGGCTTTAGAAAACCAAGTGTTAAACGAATTACAGGAAGTGGTAAGTGAAGAAATATTAAGTTATCCTAATCCACAATCAGTTTCCGGAACAGCTAGCTTACAACTAGGTACGGAGGTATATGGAGCTACTAAAGTAATGGTACTTGATATGCATGGAAGAACCATTCAAACCGTATTTGATGGAGTTATTAACCAAGGAGAGAATAAAGTAATTACCACAGATGCTCAAAACTTAAACTTATCTCGTGGGATGTATACTTATGCTATAAAATCAAATAATAAAACCTTTTCTCATAAGTTTGTAGTTAACTAA
- a CDS encoding T9SS type A sorting domain-containing protein, whose translation MKKSTNFVWILVSILSLGVFSSGFSQTQIEETPAGRDLMNYINRYKEKKQNNLQKKNFSETDSYQMPLGVNPFTSYFSKQGSTRQWNEYYYELAKAKNKGKLRSKMSTVNFNENESAGQNLNDAIENAETISNFGSSNDEANTVFINGTLALEEVPDFSFQVFETEEDNGAIPSASLIDLPERFAFYFTEATIGDGPQGSVNGGNGDFDFYKVTLEESELTQVIAQATDSIPINLALIIYNEQGQILDFDVRPTPQTVIEFIAPEAGNYYFAIYEFETLFGALPLNPFDPTSGGGAVNEGSYALQLSYFGETPDTDSYSFSLKKGDVFGVAIDGVLRTTASLFLSDNTPGISTRDFTNFLSPNSPLPSNGQTTLSYVIPEDGNYTLSIGSSLGPYTAEILSSRPGLEANSIGKKQLIYLDYTGSEFVQREFFRVPDTISVNDPVLNQERFLSPFEDFLTNWGIENNTFNRVRLIHEIDKVVKENLKQELREKGINPELDVLIFSDLGSDFLGDRIPSILNRAGIPFSTVIVGGTIEESGIGTIGIANEIDSGNFSIDDQALVLLDELSNVDPNNPNSINNIPRADNVPIEELIEVVLGNVIAHEIGHYLGNYHTTNSNEVFSIMDEGGNINGLAGITDGAFGDANTVNVDFAKDTYSLNESFSPLGIDQTDVNTAFALSFIPFGRKSSDNVTTEILALENQVLNELQEVVSTEIVSYPNPQSASGTATLQLGTEVYGATKVMVLDMHGRTIQTVFDGVINQGENKVITTDTQNLNLSRGMYTYVIKSNNKTFSHKFVVN comes from the coding sequence ATGAAAAAAAGTACAAATTTTGTCTGGATACTAGTATCCATTTTATCCTTAGGCGTATTTTCTTCAGGATTTTCACAAACTCAGATTGAAGAAACTCCGGCAGGAAGAGATTTGATGAATTATATTAATAGGTACAAAGAGAAAAAACAAAATAACCTTCAAAAAAAGAATTTTTCAGAGACAGATTCTTATCAAATGCCACTAGGGGTAAACCCTTTTACCAGTTACTTTTCAAAACAAGGGAGTACTCGACAATGGAATGAGTATTATTATGAATTAGCAAAAGCTAAAAATAAAGGAAAGCTTCGTTCAAAAATGAGCACGGTCAATTTTAACGAAAATGAAAGTGCAGGACAAAACTTAAATGATGCTATTGAAAATGCAGAAACTATTTCCAATTTTGGAAGTAGTAATGATGAAGCAAACACCGTATTTATAAATGGTACTTTAGCTTTAGAAGAAGTTCCTGACTTTTCTTTTCAGGTATTTGAAACTGAAGAGGATAATGGTGCAATTCCTTCAGCTAGTTTGATTGATCTTCCCGAACGTTTTGCTTTTTATTTTACAGAAGCAACTATAGGAGATGGTCCTCAAGGATCGGTTAACGGAGGTAATGGTGATTTTGATTTTTATAAAGTCACATTAGAAGAGTCAGAATTAACGCAGGTCATAGCCCAAGCAACAGATTCCATACCTATTAATCTAGCACTAATTATTTATAATGAACAAGGTCAAATTTTAGATTTTGATGTTCGACCTACACCTCAAACCGTTATTGAATTCATAGCTCCTGAAGCTGGTAACTATTACTTTGCTATTTATGAGTTTGAAACTTTATTTGGGGCACTGCCATTAAATCCTTTCGATCCTACTTCGGGGGGTGGGGCTGTAAATGAAGGTTCTTATGCACTGCAACTTAGTTATTTTGGCGAAACCCCAGATACGGATTCTTATTCTTTTTCCCTTAAAAAAGGAGACGTATTTGGAGTAGCAATTGACGGAGTATTAAGGACAACTGCAAGTCTTTTTTTAAGTGACAATACCCCTGGGATTAGTACTCGTGACTTTACTAATTTTTTATCTCCTAATTCTCCTCTACCATCTAATGGGCAAACTACTTTATCTTATGTGATCCCGGAAGATGGAAATTACACATTATCTATCGGTAGTTCCCTAGGACCTTATACCGCAGAAATTCTTTCTTCTCGACCAGGGCTGGAAGCTAATAGTATAGGAAAGAAGCAATTAATTTACTTAGATTATACAGGTTCAGAGTTTGTACAAAGAGAATTTTTTAGGGTTCCTGATACAATTTCAGTTAATGATCCGGTATTGAATCAAGAACGTTTCTTATCTCCATTTGAAGATTTTCTTACTAACTGGGGAATTGAAAATAATACATTCAACCGAGTACGTTTGATTCACGAGATTGATAAAGTTGTAAAAGAAAATTTAAAACAAGAATTACGTGAGAAAGGCATTAATCCAGAGCTCGATGTATTAATATTCAGTGATCTAGGTAGTGATTTTCTAGGTGATAGAATACCTAGTATTTTAAACCGGGCCGGAATTCCATTTAGTACTGTTATCGTAGGAGGTACCATTGAAGAATCAGGTATAGGAACTATTGGTATTGCAAATGAAATTGATAGTGGCAATTTTAGTATTGATGATCAAGCTTTAGTATTGTTAGATGAGTTAAGTAATGTAGATCCCAATAATCCAAATTCTATTAATAATATTCCTCGAGCAGATAATGTCCCTATTGAAGAATTAATTGAAGTTGTCCTAGGAAATGTGATCGCTCACGAAATTGGGCATTATCTTGGAAATTATCATACTACTAATTCTAATGAAGTATTTTCCATTATGGATGAAGGTGGTAATATAAATGGTCTTGCCGGGATTACAGATGGAGCTTTTGGTGATGCAAATACAGTTAATGTAGATTTTGCTAAAGATACTTATAGCTTAAATGAGTCTTTTAGTCCTTTAGGAATTGATCAAACAGATGTAAATACTGCTTTTGCTTTAAGTTTTATTCCCTTTGGAAGAAAAAGTTCAGATAATGTCACTACTGAGATTTTAGCTTTAGAAAATCAAGTATTAAACGAATTACAGGAAGTGGTAAGTACGGAAATAGTAAGTTATCCTAATCCACAATCAGCTTCCGGAACAGCTACCTTACAACTAGGTACGGAGGTATATGGAGCTACTAAAGTAATGGTACTTGATATGCATGGAAGAACCATTCAAACCGTATTTGATGGAGTTATTAACCAAGGAGAGAATAAAGTAATTACCACAGATACTCAAAACTTAAACTTATCTCGTGGGATGTATACTTATGTTATAAAATCAAATAATAAAACCTTTTCTCATAAGTTTGTAGTTAACTAA
- a CDS encoding polyribonucleotide nucleotidyltransferase gives MIPKVYREVIDLGDGREISIETGKLAKQAHGSVVVQSGKCMLLCTVVSNYKQSDVDFLPLTVDYREKFAASGRYPGGFFKREARPSDGEVLTMRLVDRVLRPLFPKDYHAETQVMIQLMSHDENVMPDAMAGLAASAAIQLSDFPFECAISEARVGRVNGEFIINPTREQLEASDIDMMIGASADSVMMVEGEMKEISEEEMVEAIKFAHEHIKKQCEAQLKLAEAFGKKEVREYDPEREDEELEKKIHQMAYDKVYAVAKGGHGKKERGLAFSEIKEEIKETFSEEELEDFGELVSKYYRKAEKAAVRDLTLKEGLRLDGRKPDEIRPIWCEVDYLPSTHGSAIFTRGETQALATVTLGTSREANQIDMPSYEGEETFYLHYNFPPFSTGEARPIRGTSRREVGHGNLAQRALKGMIPEDCPYTVRVVSEVLESNGSSSMATVCSGTMALMDSGVQLKKPVSGIAMGLISDGESGEYAVLSDILGDEDHLGDMDFKVTGTADGITACQMDIKVKGLSYEILVNALKQAAAGRLHILEKLIDTIAQPNSDVKAHAPKMVTTKIPGEYIGALIGPGGKVIQELQKETNTTIVINEDPVTEEGLVEILGTDQNGIDKVLAKIDSITFKPEVGSVYEVKVIKMLDFGAVVEYLDAPGNEVLLHVSELAWERTENVSDVVKMGDVFDVKYFGIDSRTRKEKVSRKAILPKPEGYTERPPRDRNNDRNKRGNDRKPRENRRKD, from the coding sequence ATGATTCCAAAGGTATATCGCGAGGTTATCGACCTCGGTGATGGGAGAGAAATTTCTATTGAAACCGGTAAACTGGCAAAGCAGGCACACGGATCTGTAGTGGTTCAGTCTGGTAAGTGTATGCTACTTTGTACAGTAGTATCTAATTACAAACAGAGCGACGTTGATTTTTTACCACTTACAGTAGATTACAGGGAAAAGTTTGCAGCTTCAGGAAGATATCCCGGGGGGTTCTTTAAAAGAGAAGCCCGGCCTAGTGATGGAGAGGTATTGACCATGCGATTAGTAGATCGTGTATTACGTCCTTTATTTCCTAAAGATTATCATGCTGAAACACAAGTCATGATTCAATTAATGTCTCATGATGAAAATGTAATGCCGGATGCTATGGCCGGATTAGCAGCTTCTGCAGCTATTCAGCTTTCGGATTTTCCGTTTGAATGTGCTATTTCCGAAGCAAGGGTCGGACGGGTAAATGGTGAGTTTATCATCAATCCTACCCGAGAGCAATTAGAAGCATCCGATATTGATATGATGATCGGAGCATCCGCAGATTCTGTAATGATGGTTGAGGGAGAAATGAAAGAAATTAGCGAAGAAGAAATGGTGGAAGCCATTAAATTCGCTCATGAACATATCAAAAAGCAATGTGAAGCACAACTTAAGCTAGCAGAAGCTTTTGGTAAAAAAGAGGTTCGAGAGTACGACCCGGAACGAGAAGATGAAGAATTAGAAAAGAAAATCCACCAAATGGCTTATGACAAAGTTTATGCGGTTGCCAAAGGTGGACATGGAAAGAAAGAAAGAGGTTTAGCTTTCTCTGAAATTAAAGAAGAAATTAAAGAAACTTTTTCTGAAGAAGAATTAGAAGATTTTGGAGAGTTGGTTTCCAAATATTACCGCAAAGCAGAAAAAGCAGCGGTTCGCGACCTTACCTTAAAAGAAGGACTTCGATTAGACGGCCGTAAACCGGATGAAATCAGGCCTATCTGGTGTGAAGTGGATTATTTACCTTCTACACATGGTTCGGCGATTTTTACCCGTGGAGAGACGCAAGCTTTAGCTACTGTTACCCTGGGTACTTCGCGAGAAGCCAACCAAATTGATATGCCTTCTTATGAAGGAGAAGAAACATTTTATTTGCATTATAACTTCCCCCCTTTCTCTACGGGTGAGGCACGTCCGATCCGGGGTACCTCCAGACGAGAAGTGGGACATGGTAACCTGGCGCAACGTGCTTTAAAAGGAATGATCCCCGAGGATTGTCCGTATACGGTTCGTGTAGTTTCTGAAGTATTAGAATCTAACGGTTCTTCTTCTATGGCTACGGTTTGTTCAGGAACAATGGCTTTGATGGATTCTGGGGTTCAGTTAAAAAAACCGGTTTCTGGTATTGCCATGGGACTGATTTCAGACGGAGAATCAGGCGAATACGCAGTATTAAGTGATATTTTGGGAGATGAAGATCACCTGGGAGATATGGACTTTAAAGTAACCGGTACTGCAGACGGAATTACTGCCTGTCAAATGGATATTAAGGTCAAAGGCTTATCGTATGAAATCCTGGTAAATGCCTTAAAACAAGCAGCCGCAGGAAGATTACATATTTTAGAGAAATTAATAGATACCATTGCTCAACCTAATTCGGATGTAAAAGCACATGCTCCTAAAATGGTAACGACTAAGATCCCTGGAGAGTATATCGGTGCATTGATCGGACCGGGTGGAAAAGTTATACAAGAACTTCAAAAAGAAACAAATACGACTATTGTAATTAACGAAGATCCGGTAACCGAAGAAGGATTAGTAGAAATTCTGGGAACTGATCAGAACGGTATTGATAAAGTATTAGCAAAAATCGATTCTATCACATTTAAACCAGAAGTAGGAAGCGTATATGAAGTAAAGGTTATTAAAATGCTTGACTTTGGTGCAGTGGTAGAATACCTGGATGCTCCGGGTAATGAAGTATTGCTACATGTATCTGAACTCGCTTGGGAACGCACTGAGAATGTAAGTGATGTAGTAAAAATGGGTGATGTTTTTGATGTCAAATATTTTGGTATTGATTCCAGAACCCGTAAAGAGAAGGTTTCTCGTAAAGCTATTCTACCTAAGCCGGAAGGTTATACAGAACGACCTCCCAGAGACCGGAATAATGATCGTAATAAAAGAGGAAACGACCGTAAGCCTCGTGAAAATAGAAGAAAGGACTAG
- the rpsO gene encoding 30S ribosomal protein S15 has product MYLTKEVKEEIFEKHGKSKTDSGTAEGQIALFTYRITHLTEHLKKNRKDFNTERSLVKLVGKRRDLLDYLIKKDIMRYRAIVKELGLRK; this is encoded by the coding sequence ATGTATTTAACAAAAGAAGTTAAAGAAGAAATTTTTGAAAAGCACGGTAAAAGTAAAACCGATAGCGGAACGGCAGAGGGTCAAATTGCATTATTTACTTACAGAATAACACATTTGACAGAGCATTTAAAAAAGAACAGAAAAGATTTTAATACAGAACGTTCTTTAGTAAAATTAGTAGGAAAAAGAAGAGACCTTCTGGACTACCTAATTAAAAAAGACATTATGCGCTATCGTGCTATTGTTAAAGAATTAGGATTAAGAAAATAA
- a CDS encoding M43 family zinc metalloprotease has protein sequence MKSTNLTLLFCFLYTGIFYGQQIKDTPTRNCAAVEYLNKKLEDNPKLLVKKAAIEAEVQKNIKSLNKSIDGQIITIPVVVHVLYNTPQQNISDAQVLSQIEVLNEDFRRLNSDRDNVWSQAADVQIEFCLAQVDPNGNPTNGIIRKATNVRGFSGENMKFDSSGGSNAWPTDQYMNMWTANFARSGLLGFAQFPGLGPDATDGVVMAPQYFGSSAKGNGFFLRAPFDLGRTTTHEVGHFLGLPHIWGDGNCSRDDGINDTPNASGPSGGCPIGASSCGSLNMVQNYMDYSDDGCMNLFTRGQKNRMRAFLLGNGFRAKLAQSTRCSKDAVIDPDPKPGCSDVRLSFTFDSYPEDISFEIKNSNGNVVASGGPYTDQNAGASLSITECLNNACYELVITDSFGDGLCCQYGQGSYELVGKDGTVLASGAAIGSGEATAFCLGTTTNVISNSSARTTETEITLYPNPVFDTEININGAILGDPYQIISLQGRILSSSTLDNTTLNVGNLTPGMYILKIGKDFSNTIPFVKK, from the coding sequence ATGAAATCAACTAACCTTACCCTTCTTTTTTGTTTTTTATACACCGGTATTTTCTACGGGCAACAAATTAAAGATACACCCACCCGGAACTGCGCTGCGGTAGAATATCTTAATAAAAAATTAGAAGATAATCCAAAATTATTAGTAAAAAAGGCCGCAATAGAAGCCGAAGTTCAGAAAAACATAAAAAGCCTGAACAAAAGTATTGACGGACAAATTATTACCATACCGGTAGTTGTGCATGTATTGTACAATACGCCACAACAAAACATTAGCGATGCACAGGTTTTATCTCAAATCGAAGTATTGAATGAAGATTTTAGGAGGTTAAATAGTGATCGTGATAATGTATGGTCACAAGCTGCGGATGTTCAGATAGAGTTTTGCCTGGCACAGGTAGATCCTAATGGAAATCCTACAAACGGGATTATTCGTAAGGCTACAAATGTAAGAGGTTTCAGTGGTGAAAATATGAAGTTTGATTCCAGTGGTGGATCTAATGCCTGGCCTACTGATCAATATATGAATATGTGGACGGCCAATTTTGCCCGTAGCGGGTTATTAGGTTTTGCCCAGTTTCCCGGATTAGGACCGGATGCTACGGATGGGGTGGTGATGGCTCCGCAATACTTTGGAAGCAGTGCCAAAGGAAACGGGTTCTTTTTGCGGGCACCTTTTGATTTAGGAAGAACGACAACGCATGAGGTTGGACACTTTTTAGGATTGCCTCATATTTGGGGTGATGGTAATTGCTCAAGAGATGACGGGATTAATGATACCCCTAATGCTAGCGGTCCTAGCGGAGGTTGCCCGATCGGTGCATCAAGTTGTGGTAGTTTAAATATGGTACAAAACTACATGGATTATTCAGATGACGGATGTATGAACTTATTTACGAGAGGACAGAAGAACCGTATGAGAGCCTTTTTACTAGGTAACGGATTCCGGGCAAAATTAGCACAATCTACTCGTTGTTCAAAAGATGCAGTAATAGATCCTGATCCTAAACCAGGATGTAGTGATGTACGCCTATCTTTTACTTTTGATAGCTATCCGGAAGATATTTCTTTTGAAATTAAAAATAGCAATGGAAACGTAGTTGCCAGTGGAGGTCCTTATACAGATCAAAATGCCGGAGCTTCTCTTAGTATTACCGAATGTTTGAATAACGCTTGTTATGAGTTGGTAATTACAGATTCCTTTGGGGATGGTTTGTGTTGTCAATATGGTCAAGGCTCTTATGAACTAGTAGGTAAAGATGGTACGGTCTTAGCTTCAGGTGCTGCTATTGGTAGTGGGGAGGCTACAGCTTTCTGTTTAGGTACAACTACTAATGTAATTAGTAATAGTAGTGCAAGAACAACTGAAACTGAGATTACACTATATCCAAATCCTGTTTTTGATACTGAAATCAATATAAACGGAGCTATATTAGGCGATCCGTATCAGATCATCAGCTTACAAGGACGTATCTTATCCAGTAGCACTTTAGATAATACAACACTTAATGTAGGTAATCTTACACCGGGTATGTATATTTTAAAAATTGGTAAAGATTTTTCTAACACCATACCTTTTGTAAAAAAATAA
- a CDS encoding DUF1330 domain-containing protein has product MKTYLEATAESGQLFYRNLLSKGEFIMLNLLRYNTTADYKAYPHLQPAQPITGEAAYQLYMNAVMSELKNIESQVLFYGETNYFLIGPQEEKWDAMLLVKHKSVARFMEFAQTSVYLKNRGHKVAALKDFRLLPSKEKEGLLSFKDR; this is encoded by the coding sequence ATGAAAACATATCTGGAAGCAACAGCGGAGTCAGGACAGTTATTTTATCGTAATTTATTATCTAAAGGAGAATTTATAATGTTAAACTTGCTGCGTTATAATACTACTGCAGACTATAAAGCATATCCTCACCTACAACCTGCCCAACCCATTACAGGTGAAGCTGCCTATCAATTGTATATGAATGCAGTTATGTCTGAATTAAAAAATATAGAGAGTCAAGTGCTTTTTTACGGAGAAACTAACTATTTTCTGATAGGCCCACAAGAAGAAAAATGGGATGCCATGTTGTTAGTTAAACATAAATCAGTAGCCAGGTTTATGGAGTTTGCACAAACCTCAGTGTATTTAAAAAATAGGGGTCATAAAGTAGCAGCATTAAAAGACTTTCGGTTATTACCTAGTAAAGAAAAAGAAGGATTGCTATCGTTTAAGGATAGATAG
- the accD gene encoding acetyl-CoA carboxylase, carboxyltransferase subunit beta produces MAWFKRTQKGIQTATEDKKDVPKGLWYKSPTGKIVDAEQLEKNFYVSPEDGYHVRIGSKEYFEIIFDNNKFKELDANLTSKDPLKFEDNKKYTDRLKAAQEKTNLKDAVRTAVGKSDGNELVVACMDFAFIGGSMGSVVGEKIARAADYSLKQRIPLVIISKSGGARMMEAAMSLMQLAKTSVKLAQLADAKIPYVSLCTDPTTGGTTASFAMLGDINIAEPGALIGFAGPRVVRDTTGKELPEGFQTSEFLLEHGFLDFITPRQELKRKINLYLNLILNRPLPTS; encoded by the coding sequence ATGGCTTGGTTTAAAAGAACACAAAAAGGAATTCAAACCGCAACCGAAGATAAAAAAGACGTTCCTAAAGGATTATGGTACAAGTCTCCTACCGGTAAGATCGTAGATGCCGAACAACTGGAAAAAAACTTTTACGTAAGTCCGGAAGACGGATATCATGTCCGTATTGGAAGTAAAGAGTATTTTGAGATTATTTTTGATAATAATAAGTTTAAGGAGTTAGATGCAAATCTTACTTCAAAAGACCCTTTAAAATTTGAAGATAATAAGAAATACACCGACCGTTTAAAAGCTGCACAGGAAAAAACCAATTTAAAAGATGCCGTACGGACTGCCGTAGGTAAATCTGATGGTAATGAACTCGTAGTAGCCTGTATGGATTTTGCTTTTATAGGAGGGTCTATGGGAAGTGTTGTAGGTGAAAAAATTGCACGTGCCGCAGATTATTCTCTAAAACAACGGATTCCATTAGTTATTATCTCCAAATCCGGAGGGGCCCGTATGATGGAAGCTGCCATGTCTTTAATGCAATTGGCTAAAACTTCAGTTAAACTTGCGCAATTAGCAGATGCCAAAATACCTTATGTTTCCTTATGTACTGATCCTACTACCGGAGGTACTACGGCTTCTTTTGCTATGTTAGGTGATATTAATATTGCCGAACCCGGAGCTTTGATTGGATTTGCAGGTCCTCGAGTAGTACGGGATACGACAGGAAAAGAACTTCCCGAAGGCTTTCAAACTTCGGAGTTTTTACTGGAGCACGGTTTTTTAGATTTTATCACCCCCAGGCAGGAGCTAAAGCGAAAAATAAATTTATATCTGAATTTGATACTGAATCGGCCATTACCTACTAGCTAA